A portion of the Faecalibacterium sp. I3-3-89 genome contains these proteins:
- a CDS encoding dicarboxylate/amino acid:cation symporter — protein MEKNKNSGSLLAKRMAVSLVCGLAAGFAFMMLREKLVASGNSGIWQTINDLLFQDITTEGAERALGLFYIIGQLFIKALQLVIIPMVFTSIALAIGSIADTRTMGRISAKTLFWFLLCSFMALALAGCVGYATYSMGLFNTHIEGLTEAAGSTGSNPLNVVLNVIPSNIVTAFGSNNAVLSSVFLAVAVGLSMNVLGESRTATLRRLLGEVNDVVVVFLNFVVTTFAPFAVFVLLTRTFAIYGIDYLKPALVYVVVTVALLLVFLLVAYPLVVALGAKQNPITFIKKIANVAVFGFSTSSSAATLPLNIKVCTEDFGVDESIASFVLPLGMTINMDGTAIMQVVATVFIAGCAGYTVTPAQLVVVALLALLASVGTPAAPGAGAVILFTILSGAGFVNDSALLAYSLILAINRPIEMLVTSLNVVGDAVASICVAKSEGLLNEEKFNA, from the coding sequence ATGGAAAAAAATAAAAACAGCGGCTCGCTCCTAGCGAAAAGGATGGCAGTATCTCTGGTCTGCGGCCTTGCGGCAGGCTTTGCCTTTATGATGCTGCGTGAGAAGCTCGTTGCTTCCGGCAACAGCGGTATCTGGCAGACCATCAACGACCTGCTCTTTCAGGACATCACCACCGAGGGCGCAGAACGTGCACTGGGCCTGTTCTACATCATTGGCCAGCTCTTCATCAAGGCACTGCAGCTGGTCATCATCCCGATGGTGTTCACCTCCATTGCGCTGGCCATCGGCAGCATCGCCGACACCCGCACCATGGGCCGCATCTCGGCCAAGACCCTCTTCTGGTTCCTGCTGTGCTCCTTTATGGCGCTGGCACTGGCCGGCTGCGTGGGCTATGCCACCTATTCCATGGGCCTGTTCAACACCCACATCGAGGGCCTGACCGAGGCCGCCGGCTCCACCGGCTCCAACCCCCTGAACGTGGTGCTGAACGTCATCCCCTCCAACATCGTCACGGCGTTCGGCAGCAACAACGCGGTGCTCTCCTCCGTCTTCCTCGCCGTGGCCGTGGGTCTGAGCATGAATGTGCTGGGTGAGAGCCGCACGGCCACCCTCCGCCGCCTGCTGGGCGAGGTGAACGATGTGGTGGTGGTCTTCCTCAACTTCGTGGTCACGACCTTCGCCCCCTTCGCTGTCTTCGTGCTGCTGACCCGCACCTTCGCCATCTACGGCATCGACTACCTCAAGCCTGCGCTGGTGTACGTGGTAGTCACGGTGGCTCTGCTCTTGGTCTTCCTGTTGGTGGCCTACCCTTTGGTGGTGGCGCTGGGCGCGAAGCAGAACCCCATCACCTTCATCAAAAAGATCGCCAATGTGGCCGTTTTTGGCTTCTCCACCTCCTCCAGCGCGGCGACCCTGCCCCTGAACATCAAGGTCTGCACCGAGGACTTCGGCGTCGATGAGTCCATCGCCTCCTTCGTCCTGCCGCTGGGCATGACCATCAACATGGACGGCACTGCCATCATGCAGGTGGTCGCCACCGTCTTTATCGCGGGCTGCGCCGGATACACCGTCACGCCCGCCCAGCTGGTCGTGGTGGCCCTGCTGGCTCTGCTGGCCTCGGTGGGCACCCCTGCCGCTCCCGGCGCAGGTGCCGTCATCCTCTTCACCATCCTGTCCGGCGCGGGCTTCGTCAACGACAGCGCCCTGCTGGCCTACTCCCTCATCCTTGCCATCAACCGCCCCATTGAGATGCTCGTCACCTCCCTGAACGTGGTGGGCGACGCAGTCGCCAGTATCTGTGTGGCCAAGAGCGAGGGCCTGCTGAACGAGGAAAAGTTCAACGCATAA
- a CDS encoding acyl carrier protein has protein sequence MERTEIVSQILAILEDVAEISPDDVNENSVLMDDLDLSSMEILTVVADLEETFGLRIPEKELRNFVTVSDLADYLAAHAGE, from the coding sequence ATGGAAAGAACCGAGATCGTGTCCCAGATCCTTGCAATTCTGGAAGATGTTGCAGAAATTTCCCCCGATGATGTGAACGAGAACAGCGTCCTCATGGACGACCTCGACCTGTCGTCCATGGAGATCCTGACCGTCGTGGCTGACCTTGAGGAGACCTTCGGCCTGCGTATCCCCGAAAAGGAGCTGCGCAACTTCGTCACCGTCAGCGATCTGGCCGACTATCTGGCTGCGCACGCGGGGGAATAA
- a CDS encoding alkaline phosphatase, whose product MKENKMSRRSFLKAGAFASAAGMLAAAPAAAHAAAPNVDKAAEEENGLLGIFGGKPKYVFLFIGDGMGTAQIQSARFYKGTVENNGAVTEGELSFTQFPEVGSVTTYDSTSFCPDSASTATSIATGHKTESGVINMCPWTRDVPYETIAEKLHAQKNYKVGVVSSVNIDHATPAAFYAHQKTRKNYYAIGKELAASGFEYFAGGEFQKVNGDGTGPNNHEIAAQNGYNVVTRQADAAALKAGAGKTLIIAEALADGKAMNYSMDAAAGEWQLTDYVKKGIELLDNKKGFFLMTESGKIDWACHANDAAASIHDVLEMSNAVQTAVDFYNAHPNDTLILVTADHETGGMAIGYKTTNYDTFLTNLTHQKMSYAKFDSTYVKGYIANKTPFEAAMADVKANFGLTLPTDPDAAKAGKLLLTDYEVENLRKAYERTLAVGAASQKEMSQQDYELYGTYIPFSMAVCHTINHKSGMDHTTYAHTGAPVNIYALGVGAEKFRGVFDNTEIYHKLAELTGVQ is encoded by the coding sequence ATGAAAGAGAATAAAATGTCCCGCCGCAGCTTTTTGAAGGCTGGTGCTTTTGCGTCTGCCGCCGGTATGCTGGCCGCTGCTCCCGCAGCCGCCCATGCCGCCGCACCCAACGTGGACAAGGCAGCAGAGGAGGAAAACGGCCTGCTGGGCATCTTCGGCGGCAAGCCCAAATATGTTTTCCTCTTCATCGGCGACGGCATGGGCACGGCCCAGATCCAGTCTGCCCGCTTCTACAAGGGCACGGTGGAGAACAACGGCGCCGTCACCGAGGGCGAGCTGAGCTTCACCCAGTTCCCCGAGGTGGGCAGCGTGACCACCTATGACAGCACCTCCTTCTGCCCCGACTCCGCTTCCACTGCTACCTCCATCGCCACCGGCCACAAGACCGAGAGCGGCGTCATCAATATGTGTCCCTGGACCCGCGATGTGCCCTATGAGACCATCGCCGAGAAGCTCCATGCCCAGAAGAACTACAAGGTGGGTGTCGTCTCCTCCGTCAACATCGACCACGCCACCCCTGCTGCCTTCTACGCACACCAGAAGACCCGCAAGAACTACTACGCCATCGGCAAAGAGCTGGCCGCCTCCGGCTTCGAATACTTCGCAGGCGGTGAGTTCCAGAAGGTGAACGGCGACGGCACCGGCCCCAACAACCACGAGATCGCTGCCCAGAACGGCTACAACGTCGTCACCCGTCAGGCAGACGCCGCCGCCCTCAAGGCCGGTGCAGGCAAGACCCTCATCATCGCGGAGGCACTGGCCGACGGCAAGGCCATGAACTACTCCATGGATGCCGCCGCAGGCGAGTGGCAGCTGACCGACTACGTCAAGAAGGGCATCGAGCTGCTGGACAACAAGAAGGGCTTCTTCCTGATGACTGAGTCCGGCAAGATCGACTGGGCCTGCCACGCCAACGATGCTGCCGCCTCCATCCATGACGTTCTCGAGATGAGCAACGCCGTGCAGACTGCGGTGGACTTCTACAACGCCCACCCCAACGATACCCTTATCCTCGTCACCGCCGACCACGAGACCGGCGGCATGGCCATCGGCTACAAGACCACCAACTACGACACCTTCCTGACCAACCTCACCCACCAGAAGATGTCCTACGCCAAGTTCGACTCCACCTACGTCAAGGGCTACATCGCCAACAAGACCCCCTTTGAGGCTGCGATGGCCGACGTGAAGGCCAACTTCGGCCTGACCCTGCCCACCGACCCCGATGCCGCCAAGGCAGGCAAGCTGCTGCTGACCGACTACGAGGTGGAGAACCTGCGCAAGGCCTACGAGCGGACGCTGGCCGTCGGCGCTGCCTCCCAGAAGGAGATGAGCCAGCAGGATTATGAGCTGTACGGCACCTACATCCCCTTCAGCATGGCCGTCTGCCACACCATCAACCACAAGTCCGGCATGGACCACACCACCTATGCCCACACCGGCGCTCCCGTCAACATCTATGCGCTGGGCGTCGGCGCGGAGAAGTTCCGCGGCGTCTTTGACAACACCGAGATCTACCACAAGCTGGCTGAGCTGACCGGCGTGCAGTAA